Proteins encoded by one window of Corynebacterium amycolatum:
- a CDS encoding heat shock protein transcriptional repressor HspR, with the protein MSDNTEVYVISVAANLAGMHAQTLRNYDRLGLVTPQRTSGGGRRYTKRDVALLREIQRLSQEDGVNLAGIKAIIDLTERVDSLEQENAELREQLYQAKAQARRSRGELVHVPRSTAVVMWEPRTRRGRRGDRVGEDNPHG; encoded by the coding sequence ATGTCCGACAACACTGAGGTCTATGTCATTTCCGTAGCTGCGAATCTCGCCGGCATGCATGCGCAAACGCTGCGTAATTATGACCGACTCGGGTTAGTAACTCCGCAGCGCACCTCCGGCGGAGGTCGGCGCTACACTAAACGCGATGTGGCGCTGCTGCGTGAGATTCAGCGTCTGAGTCAGGAAGACGGCGTCAACCTGGCCGGTATTAAGGCCATCATCGACCTGACTGAGAGGGTGGATTCGCTTGAGCAGGAAAATGCAGAACTGAGAGAGCAGCTCTACCAGGCAAAGGCACAGGCTCGCCGCTCGCGTGGCGAACTGGTTCACGTCCCACGCTCTACGGCCGTGGTGATGTGGGAGCCGCGCACGCGGCGCGGGCGCAGAGGTGATCGTGTTGGGGAGGATAACCCACACGGGTGA
- a CDS encoding alpha/beta hydrolase → MVTVGEALLWRVDSLEVLARALRSGARALTDSADSSQGALNALSEDDFAGDNRSAAEASVTRSSTRLRRSSVALERLAACCSDTAAMLNDVIRELTDAVNQATNLGFQVNLVSGAVTPPEGMLSTIARSLVHPKIPSGPFTMAEWRATSQLRIQSALAELNRLDEKAADAISALSPLVASGASGSGRLQRSQAGSGTGITSDKGIDGGWDLEVGSGLAGAYSSSPLSEIDAAMSTRARALGLPPGQLLESSPGHSAIAFGDVERASTVITLVPGTSSSAEDASRQFERVAATFHAAGGDPEDVAVVLFSYDAPPNLREAIRTEYHNFAAERLQHLQAGLIERSGGVDSGDTAIAGGTTAHAQSPTQRHVVAGYSYGATVVSQASLGSGLYADRVLLIAPPGVGPGLERANDMKLLKPDGTARPEYENSHRVAVATSPMDPIRIPAELGIHGKNPADKDFGAYTLNLSERGLSMRDLAEFMVTPVQDIPQKYRHVQGNPHIEHYFDDEVFTRETNRWLTDS, encoded by the coding sequence ATGGTCACGGTAGGCGAAGCGCTGCTGTGGCGTGTGGATTCGCTGGAGGTCCTCGCCCGGGCGCTGCGTTCCGGGGCGCGCGCCCTCACCGATTCCGCCGACAGTTCCCAGGGCGCACTCAACGCGCTTTCAGAGGATGACTTCGCCGGCGACAACCGCAGCGCCGCCGAGGCTTCTGTCACCCGCAGCTCCACGCGTCTGCGCCGGAGCAGCGTAGCGCTCGAACGTCTCGCCGCCTGCTGCAGCGATACCGCCGCCATGCTTAACGACGTCATCCGCGAACTTACCGACGCGGTAAACCAGGCAACCAACCTGGGGTTTCAGGTGAATCTGGTTTCTGGTGCGGTGACTCCGCCGGAGGGCATGCTGTCTACGATTGCGCGCAGCCTCGTTCATCCCAAAATTCCTTCCGGGCCTTTCACCATGGCCGAATGGCGTGCAACCTCGCAGCTTCGGATTCAGTCGGCCTTGGCTGAACTCAACCGACTCGATGAGAAGGCGGCGGACGCAATCTCAGCTCTTTCACCACTGGTGGCAAGCGGAGCTAGTGGCTCGGGTAGATTGCAGCGATCGCAGGCTGGTAGTGGTACTGGCATCACTAGCGACAAAGGGATTGACGGTGGTTGGGACTTGGAAGTTGGGAGCGGATTGGCTGGGGCGTATTCGAGTAGCCCGCTATCAGAGATAGATGCCGCCATGTCCACTCGCGCCCGGGCTTTGGGGCTGCCTCCTGGACAACTATTGGAGTCCTCGCCTGGACATTCTGCGATTGCGTTCGGTGACGTTGAGCGAGCATCGACTGTGATCACTCTCGTCCCCGGTACCAGCTCTAGCGCGGAGGACGCTAGCAGGCAGTTCGAGCGTGTAGCCGCGACCTTCCACGCCGCCGGTGGAGATCCGGAGGATGTGGCGGTGGTGTTGTTTTCCTATGACGCGCCACCCAACCTCCGTGAGGCCATACGCACCGAGTATCACAATTTTGCTGCAGAGCGGCTGCAGCACTTGCAAGCCGGTTTGATTGAGCGTTCCGGTGGTGTCGATAGCGGTGACACTGCAATTGCCGGTGGCACTACCGCCCATGCCCAGTCTCCTACTCAGCGGCACGTTGTCGCCGGCTATAGCTATGGGGCGACGGTGGTCTCGCAGGCCTCTCTTGGTAGTGGCCTCTACGCGGATAGGGTGCTGCTCATAGCTCCGCCAGGTGTTGGCCCTGGACTGGAGCGTGCAAACGACATGAAACTGCTCAAGCCGGACGGTACAGCCCGACCCGAATATGAAAATAGCCACCGTGTGGCGGTGGCGACGTCCCCGATGGACCCCATTCGTATTCCTGCCGAACTGGGGATTCATGGGAAAAACCCGGCGGATAAAGACTTCGGCGCATACACACTCAACCTGAGTGAGCGTGGCCTGTCCATGCGAGACTTGGCCGAATTCATGGTCACTCCCGTGCAGGATATTCCTCAAAAGTATCGGCACGTTCAGGGCAACCCACACATCGAACACTACTTTGACGATGAAGTTTTCACCCGCGAGACCAACCGGTGGCTAACTGATAGCTGA
- a CDS encoding nitrilase-related carbon-nitrogen hydrolase — MRIALAQLELSASVEENLDAVKETIARAVQENADLVVFPEATMKAFNSGRLDVVAESSSDKFVAEISQAAHVAGISVVVGMFRPADEVERDGKTMHRVFNSLLLAWRDEDGPGVEFYDKLHLFDAFEFRESDTVAPGNAHVVCDVPLADGSSVALGLATCFDIRFPEQFIQLANLGAEVIALPASWNDGPGKVTQWQTLVSARALDSTCVIAAVDAARPGGAKAAGKDEGPTGAGHSMLVNADGGVIASAGYSPQLLVADVDIAEVERIRRSIPVLEIRDQG; from the coding sequence ATGCGTATTGCACTGGCTCAGTTAGAATTGTCAGCATCGGTTGAAGAAAATCTAGACGCAGTGAAGGAGACCATCGCGCGGGCGGTACAGGAAAATGCCGATTTGGTAGTCTTCCCCGAGGCCACGATGAAGGCGTTCAATTCCGGTCGTCTTGACGTGGTGGCGGAGTCCAGCAGCGATAAGTTCGTAGCGGAGATCTCGCAGGCCGCTCACGTTGCTGGAATCAGCGTGGTGGTCGGCATGTTCCGCCCGGCAGATGAGGTGGAGCGCGACGGTAAGACGATGCACCGCGTCTTCAATTCGCTGCTCCTGGCTTGGCGTGATGAGGACGGCCCCGGTGTCGAGTTCTACGACAAGCTCCACCTCTTCGACGCTTTCGAGTTTCGCGAATCCGATACCGTCGCGCCGGGCAACGCGCACGTGGTGTGTGATGTCCCGCTTGCCGACGGATCGTCGGTCGCCCTCGGCCTTGCGACATGCTTTGACATCAGGTTTCCGGAGCAATTCATTCAACTGGCCAACCTGGGTGCGGAGGTCATCGCGCTGCCTGCATCGTGGAATGATGGTCCGGGCAAGGTGACGCAGTGGCAGACCCTGGTTTCGGCACGTGCCTTGGACAGCACTTGCGTGATCGCGGCCGTTGATGCGGCACGGCCTGGTGGAGCGAAGGCTGCAGGCAAGGATGAGGGGCCGACCGGCGCGGGGCACTCTATGCTGGTCAATGCGGACGGTGGGGTTATTGCTTCGGCGGGCTACAGCCCGCAGTTGCTTGTCGCCGATGTTGATATAGCGGAGGTGGAACGGATTCGCCGCTCGATTCCGGTGCTGGAAATTCGCGATCAGGGCTAG
- a CDS encoding trimeric intracellular cation channel family protein — protein MLLHILWVIGITAEGVTGALAAGRMRMDLFGVSTIACMTAIGGGTLRDVILGHYPLVWVASPQYLLVIVGAALITVLLADFLMKHFRVVFLVADAIGLSAFSIIGARVAMEMGHGVIIAIVGAVLTGAFGGVLRDLMCDRVPLVFQKELYASIAVVAATLYYVLDMVGLHESINIICAVLSALFIRLAALWRGWSLPVFDYQGRD, from the coding sequence ATGCTGCTCCACATCCTCTGGGTCATTGGAATTACGGCCGAAGGCGTCACCGGCGCACTAGCGGCCGGTCGAATGCGCATGGATCTCTTTGGGGTTTCAACAATTGCGTGCATGACTGCTATCGGCGGTGGTACCCTGCGCGATGTCATTCTCGGCCACTATCCGTTGGTGTGGGTTGCAAGCCCACAATATTTGCTGGTTATCGTCGGTGCAGCACTGATCACGGTGCTGTTGGCTGACTTCCTGATGAAGCACTTCCGAGTCGTGTTCTTGGTCGCTGACGCGATCGGTTTGTCGGCGTTTTCCATCATTGGTGCCCGCGTGGCCATGGAGATGGGGCACGGTGTCATCATCGCTATTGTCGGCGCCGTTCTTACCGGTGCGTTTGGAGGTGTGCTCCGCGACCTGATGTGTGACCGCGTCCCGCTGGTGTTCCAAAAGGAGCTCTATGCCTCCATCGCAGTCGTCGCGGCGACGCTTTACTACGTGCTCGACATGGTTGGCCTGCACGAGAGCATCAACATTATCTGCGCTGTACTGTCGGCGCTGTTCATTCGACTAGCGGCGCTGTGGCGTGGCTGGTCGCTGCCGGTATTTGACTACCAGGGGCGCGATTAA
- a CDS encoding fructose bisphosphate aldolase produces the protein MNIEQARQMTEGKGFIAALDQSGGSTPKALRLYGINEDQYSNEDEMFDLVHEMRTRIITSPSFNSEQIIGAILFEQTMDRDIEGIPTAQYLWEKKGIVPFLKTDKGLADKENGVQLMKPCPGLDELLERAVAKGIFGTKMRSFIAEANEEGIKANIAQQFEFGKQVLSHGLVPILEPEVDINAADKAEAEDIVLRELLAGLDDLADDQKVMIKVSIPTKDDLYKPLIEHPKVMRVVALSGGYEREDANERLSRNHGMIASFSRALSEGLSAQQSDEEFNATMAESVKGIYEASIS, from the coding sequence ATGAACATCGAGCAGGCACGTCAGATGACTGAGGGCAAGGGCTTCATCGCCGCTCTCGACCAGTCCGGTGGATCTACCCCGAAGGCTCTGCGCCTGTACGGCATCAACGAGGATCAGTACTCGAACGAAGATGAAATGTTCGACCTGGTTCACGAGATGCGTACCCGCATCATCACTTCCCCGTCCTTCAACTCTGAGCAGATTATTGGCGCGATTCTCTTCGAGCAGACCATGGATCGCGACATTGAGGGAATCCCGACCGCTCAGTACCTGTGGGAAAAGAAGGGCATCGTCCCGTTCCTGAAGACCGACAAGGGCCTGGCAGACAAGGAAAACGGCGTTCAGCTTATGAAGCCGTGCCCGGGCCTGGATGAGCTGCTGGAGCGCGCTGTCGCTAAGGGCATCTTCGGCACCAAGATGCGTTCCTTCATTGCTGAGGCAAACGAAGAGGGCATCAAGGCCAACATTGCTCAGCAGTTCGAGTTCGGCAAGCAGGTTCTGTCCCACGGTCTGGTTCCGATTCTGGAGCCGGAGGTCGACATCAACGCTGCTGACAAGGCAGAGGCTGAGGACATTGTCCTGCGCGAGTTGCTCGCCGGCCTGGATGACCTGGCTGATGACCAGAAGGTCATGATCAAGGTTTCCATCCCCACCAAGGATGACCTTTACAAGCCGCTGATTGAGCACCCTAAGGTCATGCGCGTCGTTGCCCTGTCCGGTGGCTACGAGCGCGAGGACGCCAACGAGCGCCTGTCCCGCAACCACGGCATGATTGCTTCCTTCTCCCGTGCACTGTCTGAGGGCCTGTCCGCTCAGCAGTCCGATGAAGAGTTCAACGCAACCATGGCTGAGTCCGTCAAGGGCATCTACGAGGCTTCGATTTCCTAA
- the clpB gene encoding ATP-dependent chaperone ClpB, with protein MSFTPTTKTGEVLQEAMKAATSAGNPDIRPGHILVALLEQKEGIAAPLLEAAGVNPSGVLTRAKELVAGYPSASGANMANPQFNRDAVNALNAAEELAGELGDEYVSTEILLIGVATGQSEAATVLQSAGATAEALKGALTSVRGSRKVTTENPEEQYQALEKYATDLTARAREGKIDPVIGRDAEIRRVVQVLSRRTKNNPVLIGEPGVGKTAIVEGLARRIVAGDVPESLKGKTLMSLDLGSMVAGAKYRGEFEERLKAVLDEIKESDGQIITFIDEIHTIVGAGATGDGSMDAGNMIKPMLARGELRLVGATTLDEYRKYIEKDAALERRFQQVFVGEPSVEDAIGILRGLKERYEVHHGVRIQDSALVAAATLSDRYITSRFLPDKAIDLVDEAASRLRMEIDSSPEEIDSAERIVRRLEIEEMALEKETDIASKERLDKLREELADEREKLNALKTRWQNEKSSIDDVRSVREELDALRTESEKAEREGDYGRVAELRYGRIPELEKKLETAEESVADAEENSMLKEEVTPQEVAEVVSAWTGIPAGKMMQGETEKLLEMERNLGRRVVGQNAAVEAVSDAVRRSRAGVADPNRPTGSFLFLGPTGVGKTELAKALAEFLFDDERAMVRIDMSEYGEKHSVARLIGAPPGYVGYDAGGQLTEAVRRRPYTVVLFDEVEKAHPDVFDVLLQVLDEGRLTDGQGRTVDFRNTILILTSNLGAGGTHEQIMDAVKMAFKPEFINRLDDVVIFDPLTSEQLRGIVDIQVRNLAERLAARRLVLDVSDGALDWLSERGYDPAYGARPLRRLVQKAIGDELARRLLAGDVRDGDRVEVTVADDGESLKVVGYGEDGVARG; from the coding sequence ATGAGTTTTACACCAACAACTAAGACTGGAGAAGTTCTCCAGGAAGCTATGAAGGCCGCTACCAGCGCAGGTAATCCGGATATCCGGCCTGGGCACATTCTGGTAGCGCTACTGGAGCAAAAGGAGGGTATTGCGGCTCCGCTGCTTGAGGCAGCGGGTGTTAATCCTTCCGGGGTTTTGACCCGCGCTAAGGAGCTGGTCGCTGGGTACCCGTCGGCAAGCGGGGCGAATATGGCGAACCCGCAGTTTAATAGGGATGCTGTTAATGCGTTGAACGCTGCGGAGGAGCTGGCGGGTGAGCTTGGAGACGAGTATGTCTCCACGGAAATTCTGCTTATCGGTGTAGCAACTGGCCAGTCGGAGGCGGCAACTGTGCTGCAGTCGGCGGGCGCTACTGCCGAGGCATTAAAGGGCGCGCTGACTAGCGTGCGTGGATCGAGGAAGGTTACAACGGAAAATCCAGAAGAGCAGTACCAGGCTCTGGAAAAGTATGCGACGGATTTAACCGCGCGGGCACGTGAGGGCAAGATTGACCCAGTTATTGGCCGCGATGCGGAGATTCGTCGCGTGGTTCAGGTCCTAAGTCGTCGCACCAAGAACAACCCTGTGCTCATTGGTGAGCCGGGCGTTGGTAAGACGGCCATTGTAGAAGGGCTCGCACGCCGCATTGTTGCAGGTGACGTGCCGGAATCCCTGAAGGGCAAGACGCTGATGAGCCTGGATCTAGGTTCCATGGTCGCCGGTGCGAAGTACCGCGGTGAGTTCGAGGAGCGCCTGAAGGCGGTTCTGGACGAGATTAAGGAATCCGACGGTCAGATTATTACCTTCATCGACGAGATTCACACCATCGTTGGCGCTGGTGCCACAGGTGATGGCTCGATGGATGCGGGCAATATGATTAAGCCGATGCTGGCTCGTGGTGAGTTGCGCCTGGTCGGTGCGACGACTCTGGATGAGTACCGCAAGTACATCGAGAAGGATGCTGCGCTGGAGCGTCGTTTCCAGCAGGTCTTTGTCGGTGAGCCGAGCGTTGAGGACGCCATTGGCATTCTGCGTGGCCTGAAGGAACGCTACGAGGTCCACCACGGTGTTCGTATCCAGGACTCCGCGCTAGTCGCGGCAGCAACGCTGTCGGATCGCTACATCACATCCCGCTTCCTGCCGGATAAGGCTATCGACCTGGTGGATGAGGCCGCATCGCGTTTGCGTATGGAGATTGACTCCTCGCCGGAGGAAATCGACTCCGCGGAACGTATTGTGCGCCGCCTCGAAATCGAGGAAATGGCCCTGGAGAAGGAAACTGACATCGCGTCGAAGGAGCGTCTGGACAAGCTCCGTGAGGAACTTGCAGATGAGCGTGAGAAGCTCAACGCTCTGAAGACTCGCTGGCAGAACGAGAAGTCCTCGATTGATGATGTTCGCTCCGTTCGCGAAGAGCTCGATGCCCTGCGCACTGAGTCCGAAAAGGCTGAGCGCGAAGGTGACTACGGGCGCGTCGCAGAGCTGCGTTACGGGCGCATTCCTGAGTTGGAGAAGAAGCTGGAGACCGCCGAGGAATCGGTCGCTGACGCAGAGGAAAACTCCATGCTCAAGGAGGAGGTCACGCCTCAGGAAGTCGCTGAGGTTGTCTCCGCCTGGACGGGTATCCCGGCTGGCAAGATGATGCAGGGCGAAACCGAGAAGCTACTGGAAATGGAGCGCAACCTCGGCCGTCGCGTCGTTGGTCAGAATGCCGCTGTGGAGGCTGTCTCCGATGCTGTCCGCCGTTCGCGTGCGGGTGTTGCCGATCCGAACCGTCCGACTGGTTCCTTCCTGTTCCTCGGTCCAACTGGCGTTGGTAAGACGGAGCTGGCCAAGGCGCTGGCGGAGTTCCTCTTCGACGATGAGCGTGCGATGGTTCGCATCGATATGTCCGAGTACGGCGAGAAGCACTCTGTCGCTCGTCTGATTGGTGCCCCTCCCGGATACGTCGGCTACGACGCTGGCGGTCAGCTCACCGAGGCTGTTCGTCGCCGTCCGTACACCGTCGTGCTTTTCGACGAGGTTGAGAAGGCTCACCCGGACGTGTTCGATGTGCTCCTGCAGGTGCTCGATGAGGGGCGCCTGACTGATGGTCAGGGGCGAACCGTGGACTTCCGAAACACGATTCTGATTCTCACCTCCAACCTCGGTGCTGGTGGTACGCATGAACAGATCATGGATGCGGTCAAGATGGCCTTCAAGCCGGAGTTCATCAACCGTCTCGACGATGTAGTGATCTTCGATCCGCTGACCTCCGAGCAGCTGCGCGGCATTGTGGACATTCAGGTTCGCAACCTGGCGGAGCGTTTGGCTGCACGTCGTCTGGTGCTGGATGTCTCGGATGGGGCACTGGATTGGCTGTCGGAGCGCGGCTACGACCCGGCCTATGGTGCCCGTCCGCTGCGTCGCCTGGTGCAGAAGGCAATCGGCGATGAGCTGGCACGTCGACTGCTCGCGGGCGATGTTCGCGATGGTGACCGAGTAGAGGTTACGGTTGCTGACGATGGTGAGTCGCTGAAGGTTGTCGGCTATGGTGAGGATGGCGTAGCCCGGGGCTAG
- a CDS encoding GNAT family N-acetyltransferase: MTNFQWRPATDSDRPFIAWMDELTETFGDESQPLPEDYVVTRRQYVDQWDASQGGVILFATSLDDADLESLSSDMTRTDPFEPRVSREVAYSAAAIKAEWLERGDSSSSEECEGYEVPVGAAWLRTFTKDDPGYGFVENGIPEVAIALRPGVVGRRLSQPMIAGLLEYARELGYPGVSLAVHDANPRAAKAYVKAGFELVGRSSFPDHDVMVVRF; the protein is encoded by the coding sequence ATGACTAACTTTCAGTGGCGACCAGCGACAGACTCCGACCGCCCCTTCATTGCCTGGATGGACGAACTAACGGAAACGTTCGGAGATGAAAGTCAGCCACTGCCGGAAGATTATGTAGTCACGAGGCGCCAATACGTCGACCAATGGGATGCGAGTCAGGGCGGGGTTATCCTTTTCGCCACTTCGCTTGACGACGCTGACCTCGAGTCGCTCAGTAGCGACATGACCCGCACTGACCCATTTGAGCCGAGAGTTTCTCGCGAGGTCGCCTACAGCGCGGCCGCCATTAAGGCGGAATGGTTGGAGCGCGGGGATTCGTCGTCAAGCGAAGAATGCGAGGGCTATGAAGTGCCGGTGGGGGCGGCCTGGCTGCGTACGTTTACGAAGGACGATCCGGGGTACGGTTTTGTGGAAAATGGGATTCCTGAAGTAGCGATTGCGCTGCGTCCGGGTGTGGTCGGACGCAGGCTGTCGCAGCCGATGATTGCGGGGCTTCTTGAGTATGCGCGTGAGCTGGGGTACCCGGGGGTTAGTCTGGCTGTCCATGATGCCAACCCGCGGGCGGCGAAAGCTTATGTGAAGGCGGGGTTTGAGCTAGTGGGGCGCTCGAGCTTCCCGGACCACGATGTGATGGTGGTGCGGTTTTAG
- a CDS encoding HNH endonuclease signature motif containing protein, which produces MSTPSVPNGSGPLSTSQVLDAVAQFEALSTVIVENFEVLAPDHAHDAYKSIEKARKRLAVIDATYVETMKGRMPSAEHRQIAWLAQEMRISRAEARQRINVVGRLSRNVDPFAPANEDVRMPNLRQKVEEGVVGADAVSKIDKAVRELPATEHAQLSRLLDKHIADLVDKIRVDDLNKLPNRLRAMLGVDDPYTDEDRARKRSLKIGAQGPDGMSRLSGVVTPSFAAVLKRLQADHARPGGLLEEGADDQRNPEQRFHDAVEAAVNGGFQPGGDLQPARGTTSVVTVAHIADVAALAGVSLPDGKDFVLPGSGKAVSDAGVRISISQAVQQMVDRNSFLQVLGNEGQTLYFGRSRRLGTLPQYLALLGEEGGSSAPGVGTPGAMCDVHHVQSWSSGGGTDLDNLTLVDPGTHRKIDDARCDENAWWTLRPDEVPAILGTDEGDGGSGECEPASTNRVVWVAPKGKEGNRKAESNEDPDTFDSPGRWLRRKAREKRAGGHSGWQWRDGTGSRWVVG; this is translated from the coding sequence ATGTCTACACCATCGGTGCCAAATGGCAGTGGACCGCTTTCGACATCTCAGGTTTTAGATGCGGTTGCGCAGTTTGAAGCTCTGTCGACAGTCATCGTAGAGAACTTCGAAGTACTTGCGCCGGATCATGCGCACGATGCATATAAGTCGATTGAGAAAGCGCGAAAACGACTCGCAGTAATTGATGCGACTTATGTGGAGACCATGAAGGGGCGGATGCCCAGCGCGGAGCATCGACAGATTGCGTGGCTAGCGCAGGAGATGCGAATCTCGCGAGCAGAAGCGAGGCAGCGTATCAACGTCGTAGGGCGCCTGAGTAGGAATGTTGATCCGTTTGCTCCGGCGAATGAGGATGTGCGAATGCCGAACCTTCGTCAGAAAGTTGAGGAAGGTGTTGTCGGTGCGGATGCTGTTTCGAAGATTGACAAAGCCGTTCGTGAGCTGCCGGCAACGGAGCATGCACAGCTGTCTAGGCTGCTGGACAAGCACATTGCAGATTTAGTGGACAAAATCCGTGTTGATGATCTCAATAAATTGCCGAACCGCCTGCGGGCGATGTTGGGGGTTGATGACCCGTATACGGATGAGGACCGCGCTCGGAAACGAAGCCTAAAAATCGGTGCTCAGGGGCCGGACGGCATGAGCCGGTTGAGCGGTGTGGTTACGCCTTCGTTTGCAGCGGTGCTCAAAAGGCTGCAGGCGGATCATGCGCGCCCTGGCGGGTTACTCGAAGAAGGTGCCGATGACCAGCGGAATCCGGAGCAGCGTTTTCATGATGCCGTGGAAGCGGCGGTGAATGGGGGCTTTCAACCAGGCGGTGACCTTCAGCCGGCGCGGGGGACGACATCGGTGGTCACCGTCGCGCATATCGCAGATGTGGCAGCGCTAGCTGGAGTCTCCTTGCCTGATGGGAAAGATTTTGTACTTCCTGGATCGGGCAAAGCGGTCTCTGATGCGGGAGTGCGAATTTCCATTAGTCAGGCCGTGCAACAGATGGTTGATAGAAATTCGTTCCTCCAAGTCTTGGGGAATGAGGGACAGACCTTGTACTTTGGTCGGTCCCGCAGGCTGGGGACTTTGCCACAGTATCTGGCCCTTCTTGGAGAGGAAGGAGGCTCCTCCGCGCCGGGCGTGGGCACTCCGGGAGCTATGTGTGATGTTCACCATGTGCAGTCGTGGTCTTCCGGTGGTGGCACTGATCTGGATAATCTCACGTTGGTTGATCCGGGTACGCATCGAAAGATCGATGATGCTCGATGTGATGAAAATGCTTGGTGGACGCTTCGGCCGGATGAGGTGCCGGCGATTCTAGGAACTGACGAAGGGGACGGGGGTAGTGGGGAGTGCGAGCCGGCCTCTACTAATCGTGTGGTCTGGGTGGCCCCGAAAGGCAAGGAAGGAAACCGAAAAGCGGAATCCAATGAGGACCCCGATACGTTCGATAGTCCGGGGCGCTGGTTGCGTCGTAAAGCGCGAGAGAAACGGGCGGGGGGACACAGCGGATGGCAATGGCGAGACGGGACAGGATCCCGGTGGGTAGTCGGGTAG
- a CDS encoding sulfurtransferase, protein MTTSISVQELRDKIAGGGRIVVVDARWSRAKKPYDSYATAHIPLAVFCDPELDLAGVPSREAGRNPLPDIERVRDAVRRWGVRSEHLVIVYDAGDGLFASRAWWILRWAGLENVRVLTGGLAAWEADGNETAFGPGNLPQPGTIAVSEGNMPVASLDDVRTWSERGILVDAREPSRFEGRSERVDLQAGHIPGAVNLAARSLQNADGSFLPVEQLRERFVSVGIEAGRNVAVYSGSGLHSSLFIQAMEEAGITDASLYVGGWSQWAGNPSLPIVRF, encoded by the coding sequence ATGACAACATCCATCTCGGTACAAGAGCTTCGTGACAAGATTGCCGGTGGCGGTCGCATCGTCGTCGTTGACGCACGCTGGTCGCGCGCTAAAAAACCATATGACTCCTACGCTACGGCTCACATCCCTCTGGCCGTGTTTTGTGATCCCGAGTTGGATCTAGCGGGTGTTCCCAGCCGAGAAGCTGGTCGCAACCCGCTGCCGGATATCGAGCGTGTGCGCGATGCCGTCCGTCGTTGGGGAGTCCGCTCGGAGCATCTGGTGATCGTCTACGACGCGGGCGATGGGCTGTTCGCGTCACGTGCTTGGTGGATTCTGCGCTGGGCGGGTCTGGAGAATGTGCGTGTCCTCACCGGCGGGTTAGCTGCTTGGGAAGCAGATGGAAACGAGACTGCCTTCGGTCCCGGCAATCTGCCGCAGCCTGGAACGATTGCGGTGAGCGAGGGCAATATGCCTGTTGCCAGCCTCGACGACGTACGCACCTGGTCTGAACGTGGAATTTTGGTGGATGCGCGTGAGCCCAGCCGCTTTGAAGGCCGCAGTGAGCGCGTCGATCTGCAGGCAGGTCACATCCCGGGTGCCGTGAACCTGGCGGCTCGCAGTCTGCAAAATGCCGACGGCTCCTTCCTGCCTGTTGAGCAGCTCCGTGAGCGCTTTGTCTCCGTCGGTATCGAAGCCGGTCGTAATGTAGCGGTCTACTCCGGTTCCGGTCTTCATTCCTCACTGTTCATTCAGGCCATGGAAGAAGCGGGCATTACTGACGCCTCGCTGTATGTCGGAGGCTGGTCCCAGTGGGCTGGCAATCCGAGCCTGCCTATCGTCCGTTTCTAA
- the pyrE gene encoding orotate phosphoribosyltransferase produces MSTHTSNVNQEKLQRLAELVKELAVVHGKVTLSSGREADYYVDLRRATLHHEASRLIGSLLRELTADWDYAHVGGLTLGADPVATSVMHAEGRPIDAFVVRKEAKKHGMQRRIEGPDIVGKKVLVVEDTTTTGNSPLTAVAALREAGAEVVGVATVVDRATGADEVIKGEGLEYRYLLGLDDLGLA; encoded by the coding sequence ATGAGCACCCACACGAGCAATGTCAATCAGGAGAAGCTGCAGCGTTTGGCCGAGCTGGTCAAGGAGCTGGCGGTTGTCCATGGCAAGGTCACGCTGTCGTCTGGACGTGAGGCTGACTACTACGTTGACCTGCGCCGCGCCACCCTACATCATGAGGCCTCGCGCCTGATTGGTTCCCTGCTACGGGAGCTCACTGCCGACTGGGACTACGCGCACGTCGGTGGTCTGACGCTTGGCGCGGATCCGGTGGCCACCTCTGTCATGCACGCCGAAGGACGTCCGATTGATGCCTTCGTAGTACGCAAGGAAGCCAAGAAGCACGGCATGCAGCGCCGCATTGAGGGGCCGGACATTGTGGGCAAGAAGGTCCTGGTTGTTGAGGACACCACCACGACGGGCAACTCGCCGCTGACCGCCGTAGCTGCCCTACGCGAGGCCGGCGCCGAGGTTGTCGGTGTAGCCACTGTGGTTGACCGCGCGACGGGCGCCGACGAGGTCATCAAGGGTGAAGGCCTGGAGTACCGTTACCTGCTCGGTTTGGATGACTTGGGCCTGGCCTAA